In the Bacillota bacterium genome, ACGTGGTGTTTGCCTGCACCTTCGGCGCGCTGCTGTTATTGATGGTGTGGGCGTGGACCAGGGCCCCGCGGCGCGACTGGGAGAGCGTGGTCAAGCCACGGCCCGTGTTCGCGGAGGAGCAGCCGGTGCAGGCCCCCGTGCGGAAGCAACGCGGGGGCCTGTTCGGCAGGTTGGAGCAGGAAGCCGCCAAGGCAGGGGTGAGGCTGACGGGACGGGACTTCCTGGCGGCGGCCGTTTTGGGTGGGTCTCTGGGGTTCACGGTGGGGTTGCTCGCCATCGGGGTGCAGGGAGGTCTGCTCCTCTCCGCGCTCGGCCTGGCGGGACCTTACCTCCTCCTGCAGCGGGCGAAGATGCAGCGGGCCAGGGTCCTGGCGGGCCAGCTCGAGCCCGCGCTGGCACTGCTCTCGACCTCCCTGCGGGCGGGGGCCTCGCTGAGCCAGGCGGTGGAGCACGCGGCGCAGAAGAGCCCCCAGCCCATCCGCGACGTCCTGGCCCAGGCTGACCGGGCGGTGAAACTGGGCGCGGTGCCAGCCGAGGCCCTGGAGGGGGTCGCCGGGACGGTGGAGTCGGTGGACTGGAAGCTCTGGGGGGCGGCGACGTCGATCATGTCGCGGGTGGGCGGGAACCTGGCTTTGATTTACGACCGGCTGAGTGAAACGCTGCGCGACCGCCGGGCGTTCCGCGACCAGATGCGCGCCCTGACCGCGGAGACCAGAGCGTCGGCCCTGGTGGTGTCGCTGGTGCCGGTGGGTACCGTGGCCCTGTGCCGGATGATGAACCCGCGGTACTTCGAGCCCATGCTTTCTTCGTGGTCCGGTCGGGTGCTGTTCCTGGCCTGCCTGGGGGCGATCGGGTTCGGCTGGGTCGTCATCCAGCGGATGATGGGAACCGTGCCGGGGGAGGGGTGAGCCGTGTTGCTGTCCCTGGTCGGTGTGGTGGCGGGCGGGGCGGTGTTTCTGGCCTGCCTGGCTGTCCTGGAAAGGTCGGAGCTGGCCGCCAT is a window encoding:
- a CDS encoding type II secretion system F family protein, whose protein sequence is MWYNVVFACTFGALLLLMVWAWTRAPRRDWESVVKPRPVFAEEQPVQAPVRKQRGGLFGRLEQEAAKAGVRLTGRDFLAAAVLGGSLGFTVGLLAIGVQGGLLLSALGLAGPYLLLQRAKMQRARVLAGQLEPALALLSTSLRAGASLSQAVEHAAQKSPQPIRDVLAQADRAVKLGAVPAEALEGVAGTVESVDWKLWGAATSIMSRVGGNLALIYDRLSETLRDRRAFRDQMRALTAETRASALVVSLVPVGTVALCRMMNPRYFEPMLSSWSGRVLFLACLGAIGFGWVVIQRMMGTVPGEG